Proteins encoded by one window of Glycine soja cultivar W05 chromosome 15, ASM419377v2, whole genome shotgun sequence:
- the LOC114386540 gene encoding metal tolerance protein 10-like has translation MADSGGGPRRREPLLVSPEKEATKASWRLNVKEFRLPNQTNDHQNHQSFTFRGFLREPRKQRKVAEYYNKQERLLEGFNEMETMTETGGFPGSLTEDEMKQLAKSERMAVHVSNMCNLVLFAAKVYASIASRSLAVIASTMDSLLDLLSGFILWFTAHAMKNPNQYHYPIGKKRMQPVGIIVFASVMATLGLQILIESARELIFKSKPDMDPTKLHWMIGIMVCVTVVKFILMVYCRRFKNEIVRAYAQDHFFDVITNSVGLAAAVLAVKFYWWIDPTGAIIIALYTINTWAKTVIENVWSLIGRTAPPDFLAKLTFLIWNHHEQIKHIDTVRAYTFGAHYFVEVDIVLPEDMLLHQAHNIGETLQEKLEQLPEVERAFVHIDFEFTHRPEHKTMV, from the exons ATGGCGGACAGTGGCGGAGGACCCCGCCGGAGAGAACCGCTTCTGGTGTCGCCGGAGAAAGAGGCTACAAAAGCTTCGTGGAGACTTAACGTGAAAGAGTTTCGTTTGCCAAACCAAACAAATGatcatcaaaatcatcaatCCTTCACTTTCCGTGGCTTTCTTCGTGAACCCA GGAAGCAGCGCAAAGTGGCAGAATATTACAACAAGCAGGAGAGACTCCTTGAAGGATTTAATGAGATGGAGACTATGACTGAAACGGGTGGTTTCCCAGGATCTCTCACTGAG GATGAAATGAAGCAACTAGCCAAGAGTGAGAGGatggctgttcatgtgtcaaATATGTGTAACTTGGTGCTGTTTGCAGCAAAGGTTTATGCTTCAATTGCGAGCAGATCATTAGCAGTCATTGCCTCAACCATGGATTCTCTCTTGGACCTCTTGTCAGGGTTCATATTGTGGTTTACTGCTCATGCCATGAAAAACCCAAATCAATATCACTATCCAATTGGAAAGAAACGCATGCAACCAGTG GGTATCATTGTTTTTGCATCAGTGATGGCAACCTTGGGGTTGCAGATTTTGATTGAATCTGCCCGAGAACTTATTTTCAAG TCTAAGCCTGATATGGATCCAACGAAACTTCATTGGATGATCGGAATTATGGTGTGTGTGACTGTAGTGAAGTTCATTCTTATGGTCTACTGTCGAAGATTCAAAAATGAAATTGTTAGAGCATATGCACAAGATCACTTTTTTGATGTCATTACTAATTCTGTTGGATTAGCTGCTGCTGTGCTAGCTGTCAAGTTCTACTGGTGGATTGATCCAACAGGAGCTATTATT ATAGCATTGTATACAATCAATACATGGGCCAAGACTGTCATTGAGAATGTTTGGTCACTCATAGGAAGGACAGCACCACCTGATTTTCTAGCCAAGTTAACTTTCCTCATATGGAATCACCATGAACAGATCAAGCACATAGATACTGTTAGAGCATACACCTTTGGTGCACATTACTTTGTGGAAGTTGACATTGTGTTACCTGAAGACATGCTTCTCCACCAAGCACACAACATTGGTGAGACACTCCAAGAGAAGCTGGAGCAGCTTCCAGAAGTTGAAAGGGCTTTCGTTCACATAGATTTTGAGTTCACTCACAGGCCAGAGCACAAGACCATGGTGTGA